GCCGCCGACGATGTTGACCAGCCCCTCGCGCGCGAAGTCCGCGACCTGGGAGGCCATGAATTCGGGGCTCTCGTCGTACTGGCCGAAGGCGTTGGGCAGACCGGCGTTCGGATAGGCGCAAGTCAGCGTGTCGGCGACGCCCGAAATCTCGGCGATGTGCGGCCGCATGGCGGCGGCGCCCAGCGCGCAGTTGAGGCCCACCGACACCGGCCGCGCATGGCGCACGGAGTGCCAGAAGGCCGTCGGCGTCTGGCCGGAAAGCGTCCGGCCCGACAGGTCCGTGATGGTACCCGAGATCATGATCGGCAGGTCGATGCCCTTCTCGGCGAAGACCTCGCCGCAGGCGAAGATCGCCGCCTTGGCGTTCAGCGTGTCGAAGATCGTCTCGATCAGGATCAGGTCGGCGCCGCCGTCGATGAGGCCGCGCAGCTGTTCGCCATAGGCGAGCCGCAGGTCGTCGAAGGACACCGCGCGGTAGCCGGGATTGTTGACGTCGGGCGAGATCGACGCGGTGCGGTTGGTCGGCCCCAGCGCGCCGGCCACGAAGCGGCGCCGTCCGTCCTCCTGCGTGGCGCGGAGCGCGGCCCGCCGGGCCAGCCGCGCGCCGTCGCGGTTCAGGTCGTAGACCATCTCCTCCATGCCGTAGTCGGCCTGCGCGATGGACGTCGACGAGAAGGTGTTGGTCTCGATGATGTCGGCGCCGGCGATGGCGTAGGAATAATGGATCTCCTCGATCGCCTTCGGCTGGGTCAGGATCAGGATGTCGTTGTTGCCCTGCTGGTGGCAGGCGCAGCCCTCGAAACGGTCGCCGCGAAAATGATCCTCGCCGAGCCCGAGCCCCTGGATCTCCGTCCCCATCGCACCGTCGAGGATCAGGATGCGCTCGCGCGCGGCCGCACGGAGCGCCGCGCGGATCTCCGCGCCGTCGCGCACGGGCGCGGCGGCACCGAACAGATCGTCGAGGCTCGAAGCCATGGCGGATATCCTCATGCTGGCATTTGGTTAAACCGAATGCTCACATAAGGATATCTTTATGTCAATATGGACGACCTGCCGCCCGCGGATCGGTCACGAATGCGGTTTGTGCCCGCCTCCGTGTACCGGAGGATGGTGCCCCTCCTCATCCATCATCACGACGCCGTCGAACGTCGAGAACTTCGCCACCAGCGCCGGATCGAGCTTCGCCTCGGCTTCGGCGATGGCCGCAGCCATTGCCGAAGCCTCCGTCTGGCTCAGGCCGAAATGCGTCAGCGAGGCGGCTTCCTTCAGCGCATCGCCGCTGCACAGCGTCAGTGTCCAGGCGTCGCCCTTGCGGCGCAGCAGGGCGCGGCCGCCCATCTCGCCCTGCGACCAGCCGGCGACCGCGATGTCGCCCTGCACCACGACCGGTTCGACGGTGAGCGGTGACTCGGGCTTGTCGAAGGTCGCCATCATCAGGTGCCGGATGGCGCCGCCGTCGGACGTGTCGTGGGCCGAGGCCGGCACCGCCAGGGTCAGCCCGAGTGCCAGCGTGATGGCGAGGGAAAGCGTGGATCGTCTCATCGTCGTTCCTCCTTGGTTGGAAATGAGGCTCGTGCGGCCGGCTTCATGGCCGGATGTCGACCTCGCCCTCGAGCCTGACGCGCTCGAAATCGCTGACCAGCACGTCGACCCGCAGCGACCAGCGGCCCGGCAGAGGCAGCACGAGGTCGCCGGCGCGCCATACGCCCTCCTCCGCCGCCATGTCGCGGCGGATCGGTTCGATGCCGGCGTCGGGCCGCGACAGCACGAGCGTGACGGCCTTGGCCGTGAAGGGACCGAAATCGCCGCCCTGCAGCGCCGCACTGACCGCGACCGGCCCCGCGACGCCCGGCATCACGGTCACGTCGGCCATCACGCGCGGATCGTGCAGGTGCACCCAGGCGGGCTCGGCAGCGGCCCGCGCCAGCGCGCGCGGCGGCGGGGTGAAGCGCCACGTGGCGGCCGCGCCGAGAATGAGGACGGCGAGCAGCAGTTCCGCGACGATGGCGCGGAGGAGCGCCCGGCGGGCAGCCGCATCGTCGCGTGCCGCCGCCGGCGTCAGGCGCCAGCGGTTGAAGGCGGCGAGCACAAGCAGCAGGGCAACCAGCGCCAGCTTGACGAGGAGGACCCGGCCATAGGCGGTCGTCACGAGGGCCGCCGGTGTCTGGACCTGGATGAAAGCGAGCACGCCGCCCGAAGCGACCAGGACGACCAGCAGCCAGGGGATCGATCGCGAGAAGCGGCCGAGCAGGACGGTCGCCGCCTCGCCGCCCGCCCGCAGCGCGAGCCCGAGCGGCATCAGCGCGCCGATCCAGGCCGCCATCGTCGCGACGTGCAGCGCCACCATCGGCCGGGTCAGCCATTGCGGTTCGGCGGAGCCTGCGTGCCCGCTGGCGGCCACCGCCGCGCCTGCGCCGAGGAGGGCGATCAGCGCCGGTGCGCGCCCGGCGGGTCCGGGCAGGACGATCGCGACCATGGCCGCCGCCGAGGCAACGAGGAGCCCGAGCGCGGTTCGGCCAAAGGAGGTATCGAGACCGGTCAGCCAGACCGTCGGATGAAGGAGGCTCGTCACCGGTTTCGCCAGCGCGTCGAGCCCCTGCGCGCCGACCGCCAGCACAGCCGCGATCATACCTGCGACGACGAAGCCGGCGGCCACGCCCCGGCCGACGTCCCGGCCCGTCCCGAACCACGAAAGCGCGAAGACGCCGCCGATGCCGAACGCAATTCCGGCGGTGAGCAGGAGTTTCGATGCCCAGACCAGGCCGCGCACCGGCCAGTCGACCGCTTCGGCCTGTGCTCCGGGCATGGCGCTGGGAGCGCCGATGGAGAAGATCAGCGAGCCGCCGACGGGATGCCCGTCCTCAGAGACGACCCGCCAGGAGAACACGTGCGTGCCGTCGGATAGCCCGTCCGGCAGCGCGACGCGCAGCGTGTTGCCGCTGTAGGCGACATCGGACAGATCCCGGGATGCGCCGTCCGGGGTAACCAGCCGCATCACCAGCGGCGACACGATCTCGGAGAAGGTCAGCGCGATCCCGGACGGCGCCATTGCCACGACCGCGCCGTCCGCCGGATCGGCCGAGGCGAGCGAGGCATGCGCCAGCGCTCCGGCCGTCCCGGCAAACAGCAGGGCCAGCGCGAGGATGGCCTTTGCCAGGAAAGACGCACCTGCCCGGCGCCCGACCTCGATCGGCATGGATGACGGCAGCATTGCGTTCTCTCCCTGGTCGGATCGGGCGGGCCTCCACGGCCCGCCCGTGGTCGATCAATGCGCGTGCGGCTTCTCGATCAGCTTGATGCCCGGGGCCGGGCCCTCGAGGTCGTGCGGGTCCTGGCCTTCCTTCGGGATCTCGATCCAGCGCTCGGCAGCACCGTCCGGGCATTCCTGCACGACCGGGAAATAGAGCATCTGGCCGACCGGCAGGTCCTTGGTCAGGAAGACGCGCACGACGAACTCGTCATACTCGTCGTCGCCGAGATTTCCGCCGCTCCAGACCACCTCCTTCACGCCCTCGCTGAGCGTGCGGCCGTAATACTCGTAGGACTTGGCATAGGCACCGGTGACCTTCTCCAGCGTCCAGCCGGCCTTCGGCATCGGCTTGGCGGTGATCACGCCCTCGGGAATCTGGACGCGCACGGTGTTGGTCGGCTTGCCCTCGCAGCCGTGCGGCACGCGGAACACTGCCTTGTAGCTCGCGCCGACGGGCGCTTCAGCCTGCTCGAGCGTGGTGTGGGCCTGGGCCATGCCGGCTGTGGCGAGGACGAGAGCGCAGGCGGAGAGAATGGACTTCGACATCAGTGTGTCTTTCCTTGATGAAGATGGATGCTGTTGGATCGGGTGCATGCCCGGCCGGTCGCCGGACAAAGCGAGGATGTCCGGTCCGGAGATGTCCGGACCGCTGCGGGCGGCCGCTGCTGCGCGGCCGTTCGGGCTGTAGGCTGTTTCTGGCTGGCCTACCGGCCGGGCGTCAGCCGCCGTGGCCGGAATGCCCGTCGTGCTTCGGCGCGCCGCCCATGCCTTCGACGGCGAACTCCACCGCGACCTTGCCCGCCTTCTCGAACTCGAGCGTGGCTTCGAAGCTGTCGCCCTCGACGGGACGCGCGGTCAGGCCCATGAACATCAGGTGGTAGGAGCCGGGCTTGAGCTCGACCGAACCGCCGGCCGGAATCTCGAGACCGCCCTCGACCGGGCGCATGGTCATGACGCCCTTGTCGTCGACCGACATCTCATGCACCTCGCCCTTCATCGAGATCGGCGAGGACACGCCGACCAGACGATCCGCCGCGGTGCCGTTGTTGGTCAGCACCAGGAACCCGCCGGCCACCTTGGCGCCTTCCGGCGTCTGGCGCGACCAGGGATGGCCGATGACGATGTCGCCGGCCTTGAACTCATGGGCGTGCGAGGCCGGCGCCGAGGCGAACAGCGCCGCAAGCGACAGTGCCGATGCGGTGAGGATGCCGGCCAGATGGGTGCGGCGGGCGAAGGTGAGCGCGGATGCGCGAAGGGAAGTCGACATGATGGTTCTCCGAACGAAGCGATGGCGTCCGCGAAGGCGGACCCGATGATCACGACAGGCGGCCCGGGATCGCCGGGCGGCATCGATCAGATCGCGGTCGGAGGGGCGCGCGGACTGCCCGGGCGCGTCGGCCGGCTGGAAGCGGCAAGGCCTACCGGCTCCTTGACGAAGGGACGCGTGGAGCGGGGATGGTAGGCCGGCAGTGTCACCGGGTCGAGCGGCGGGAGCAGCGAGGAGACCGCATTCCCGCATCCGAAGGTGCAGCAGTCGTGGAATCCCGCGGGATCGCCAGCGGGCATCTCGGCGCCCGGCTCGCCGGCCAGGCACAGGACGTTGCCGAAGGCATCGAGCTGGGGCACCGCGGCATGAGCGGCGCTGCCGAGACCGGCTGCGAAAAGCTGGACGAGCAGGACGAGCAGCGCGATCTGCGCCGTCCACCTCCCCGATGCTCTCCGCAAAGCCTTCACGGCCGAACGTTCCTTCCGTCTCGAGCAATCCTTCTGCCCGCTGGAAGGTTTCCTAGCAGGTCGCGATGCGTGCGCCAAGCAGGTCACGGCGTGGCTCGAACGATGCCGGGTGCGGCATTTGCTCCTTCGGCCTCTCCTGCCGCGCCCGGTGCGGCCGTCGTGCCGCACCGGGGCTCCGGAGGACGCGGCGGTCAGGCCGCGCGGGCGGGCTTCTGCGGATCGGCGGCGAGCAGCGCGCTGGCATCGGACGGCGACAGGGCCGCTGGCCGCTCGCAGGTCGTCTTCATCTCGACGAACTTGCCCGTCTCGCCCGACTTCAGGATCGAGGTCATGATCTCGATCGCATGCAGCGAGGCTTCCAGCGAACAGCGGTGCGGCCGGTCCTCGCGGATCCCGGCGGCCATGTCCGCAAGGCCGGAGGCGCGGTAATTGGCCAGCGGCCCGCGCGGACTGTCCTGGTTGGGCACGGCGAAGGGATGCTCCCAGGGCTCCGGACTGGCCACCGGCTGGTCGCGGAGCGTGTAGCGCACGTCGCCGCCGAAGAAGTTCGGGTCGGGCACGAAGAGCGTCCCTTCCTCCCCGTAGAGTTCGATCGGAGAATGACCGTGCGTCCAGACGTCCCAGCTCGCGTTCAGCGTCACCACCGCGCCGCTCTCGAAATGCAGCAGCGCGTGCAGCGTCGTCGGCGTCTCGACGGCGATGGTCTGACCGGCGCGCGGCTGCGACGTGATCAGCCGCTCCCGTGTCGGGATGGACGACAGCGCCGCCACGCGCCGCACCGGCCCGATGAGCTGGATCAGGTTGGCGACGTAATAGGGTCCGACGTCGAGCACCGGGCCGCCGCCGGCCTTGAAGAAGAAATCGGGGTTCGGATGCCAGTGCTCCATACCGTGGCTCATCACGTAGCAGGTGCCGCTGGTGATGCGGCCGACCGCCCCGGAATCGACGATGTGGCGGGCGTACTGGTGCGCTCCGCCGAGGAAGGTGTCCGGGGCCGATCCGATGCGCAGCTTCTTCTTGGTCGCGACCTTCTTCAGGTCGAGCCCTTCGGCCACCGACAGAACGAAGGGCTTCTCCGAATAGACGTGCTTGCCCGCATCGAGCGCGCGGCGCGAAATCTCGTAATGCGCCGCCGGGATCGTCAGATTGACCACGATGTCGATGTCGGAGGCCGCGAGCAGTCCCTCCACCGTCTCCGCCCGCACGCCAAACTCGGTCGCACGCGCCGTCGCTGCGGCCATGTCGATGTCGGCGCAGGCCCGCATCTCGATGCCGAGGAACAGCGGTGCGAGCCTCAGATAGGCCGCAGAGATGTTGCCGCAGCCGATGACGCCGACGCCTAGTTTCTTCACCATTGCAAGTCTCCTGGAAAGGATCGCCGGCCGTCGTCAGAAGCCGTTCGCCGCTTCGATCGAGCGGCGTGCGAAACGATCGATGTCGTTGGGGTTGTCCTGCTCCATCACGTAGTAGCGCGCCGTCGTCGACGCGCGCAGCGTCTTCATGATGCCGCGCCAGTCGATGGTGCCGTGGCCGACGTCGGACCAGCCGTCCTCGTCGAGCCCCTCGCCCGGCTTCGCGATGTCCTTGACGTGGACGGCGACGATGCGCGCGCCGTGGCGCTCGATCCAGGGCAGCGGGTCGACGCCGCCGCGGACCACCCAGGCCACGTCGATCTCCCAGCCGATCTCGGGCGCCCCCGACAGGATATGCTCCTGCGGGACGGTGCCGTCCGGGAGTGCCCTGAATTCGAAATCATGATTGTGCCAGGCGAAGCCGTAGCCGTCGCGGCCCGCACGCGCGCCGACCTGCGCCAGCCGATCGCCGAAGCTGCGCCAGCCGGCCGCGTCCGAGGGCCGGGCATCGGGCATCAGGTAGGGGCAGATCAGCATGCGGACGCCGAGGGCGTCTGCAATGCGTCGAACGCCGTCGAAATCGTTTTCCAGTGCGTCGATGGAGAAGTGGCCGCTCGGCATCGACAGGCCGTTTCGGTCCATTTCCGCACGGAATCCGGCCGGATCGGAATAGACGCCGCCATAGCCTTCCACCTGCCGGTAGCCGCACTCCGCCAGCAGCTTCAGGATGCGGTTCCAGGGTTGGAAATTGCGGGCGCTGTAAAGTTGGAACGACCAGTCCATGTCTGCTTCCTCGAGCATTCTTCGTTTTGCAGTGTCAGAGACGCATGTCCGTGCGGGCGTCGAACAGGGACGCGCGCGCCGGGTCGAAGCCGATCGTGATGCGCTCCCTGAGCCTGAGCGTCCGCTCGGACGGCGCGCGGAAATTGAAGTTGTGGCCGCCGAGGGTCGTCCAGACGAGCGTATCGGATCCCATCGGCTCGACGATCTCGACCACCGCCTCCAGCGAGAAGGGCATCGCCGCCGCCGCCCCGTCGAGAGCCACGTGCTCGGGCCGGATGCCGAGCGCGGCGGCGCCAGCCGCATCGGCGGCCGAGAAAGCGTAGCGGTCGAGCGGTATGCTGAGGTCGCCGACGAGGAAGCGCGGCGACCCGTCGCGCGACACCTGCCCCTCGAGGAAGTTCATGCCGGGCGAGCCGATGAACCCTGCCACGAAGCGGTTGACCGGCCGGTTGTAGATCGCCTGCGGACCGTCCAGCTGCTGGATGACCCCGCCCTTCATCACCGCGATGCGGTCGGCGAGCGTCAGCGCCTCGATCTGGTCGTGGGTCACGTAGATCATCGTGTTGGCGAGCTTCTGGTGCAGCCGCTTGATCTCGACGCGCAGCTCCGAGCGCAGCTTGGCGTCGAGGTTCGACAGCGGCTCGTCGAACAGGAACACGTCGACGTCGCGCACCAGCGCGCGCCCGATCGCCACGCGCTGCCGCTGGCCGCCCGACAGCGCGGCGGGCTTGCGCTGCAGCAGCGGCTCGATCTGCAGGATCTCGGACGCCCGGGCGACCCGCTTGGCGATCTCGTCCTTCGGCAGGCCGGCATTCTTCAGGCCGAAGGAGAGGTTCCCTTCCACCGTCATCTGCGGATAGAGCGCATAGGACTGGAACACCATGCCGATGCCGCGATCCTTCGGCTCTTCCCAGGTGACGTTCCTGCCCTTGATGAAGATCTGCCCCTGCGAGACGTCGAGCAGGCCGGCGATGCAGTTGAGCAGCGTGGACTTGCCGCAGCCAGAGGGGCCGAGAAGGACGATGAACTCGCCTTCCGCGACATCCAGGTTGAGCGAGCGCAGCACTTCGACGGCACCGAAGTTGAGCGAGACGTCGCGAACGATGACACTGGACATGCTGCTCACCCCTTCACCGCGCCCGCGGCGATGCCGCGCACGAACAGCTTGCCGGAGATGAAGTAGACGATCAGCGGCACGAGGCCCGTCAGAAGCGTTGCGGCCATGTTGACGTTGTACTCCTTCACGCCCTGCACGGAGTTGACGATGTTGTTGAGCTGCACGGTCATCGGATAGACGTCGGGCTTGGTGTAGACGACGCCGAAGAGGAAGTCGTTCCAGATGCCCGTGATCTGCAGGATCACAGCGACGACGAAGATCGGCAGGCTCATCGGCAGCATGATCTTGAAGTAGATCGCCCAGAAACCGGCGCCGTCGACGCGGGCCGCCTTGAACAGCTCCTCCGGCACCGATGCGAAGTAGTTGCGGAAAAGCAGCGTCAGGATCGGCATGCCGAAGATCGTGTGCACCATGACCAGACCGGTGAGCGTGCCGTAGAGCCCCATCTCGCGCAGGATGATGACGATCGGATAGATCATCACCTGGTAGGGGATGAAGGCGCCGACGATCAGGATCGTGAAGAAGATGTCGGCCCCGCGGAAACGCCAGTTGGCCAGCGCATAGCCGTTCACCGAGGCGATCAGGATCGAGATGATGACCGATGGCACGGTGATGCGCACGGAATTCCAGAAGCCCCGCGACAGGCCCTCGCAGTTGAGCCCCGTGCAGGCGGTCGCCCAGGCCTTCACCCAGGGTTCGAAGGTGATCTCCATCGGCGGGGAGAAGATGTTGCCCATGCGGATCTCG
The nucleotide sequence above comes from Aquibium microcysteis. Encoded proteins:
- a CDS encoding copper uptake system-associated protein — translated: MRRSTLSLAITLALGLTLAVPASAHDTSDGGAIRHLMMATFDKPESPLTVEPVVVQGDIAVAGWSQGEMGGRALLRRKGDAWTLTLCSGDALKEAASLTHFGLSQTEASAMAAAIAEAEAKLDPALVAKFSTFDGVVMMDEEGHHPPVHGGGHKPHS
- a CDS encoding copper resistance CopC/CopD family protein, whose translation is MLPSSMPIEVGRRAGASFLAKAILALALLFAGTAGALAHASLASADPADGAVVAMAPSGIALTFSEIVSPLVMRLVTPDGASRDLSDVAYSGNTLRVALPDGLSDGTHVFSWRVVSEDGHPVGGSLIFSIGAPSAMPGAQAEAVDWPVRGLVWASKLLLTAGIAFGIGGVFALSWFGTGRDVGRGVAAGFVVAGMIAAVLAVGAQGLDALAKPVTSLLHPTVWLTGLDTSFGRTALGLLVASAAAMVAIVLPGPAGRAPALIALLGAGAAVAASGHAGSAEPQWLTRPMVALHVATMAAWIGALMPLGLALRAGGEAATVLLGRFSRSIPWLLVVLVASGGVLAFIQVQTPAALVTTAYGRVLLVKLALVALLLVLAAFNRWRLTPAAARDDAAARRALLRAIVAELLLAVLILGAAATWRFTPPPRALARAAAEPAWVHLHDPRVMADVTVMPGVAGPVAVSAALQGGDFGPFTAKAVTLVLSRPDAGIEPIRRDMAAEEGVWRAGDLVLPLPGRWSLRVDVLVSDFERVRLEGEVDIRP
- a CDS encoding YcnI family protein, with protein sequence MSKSILSACALVLATAGMAQAHTTLEQAEAPVGASYKAVFRVPHGCEGKPTNTVRVQIPEGVITAKPMPKAGWTLEKVTGAYAKSYEYYGRTLSEGVKEVVWSGGNLGDDEYDEFVVRVFLTKDLPVGQMLYFPVVQECPDGAAERWIEIPKEGQDPHDLEGPAPGIKLIEKPHAH
- a CDS encoding copper chaperone PCu(A)C, translated to MSTSLRASALTFARRTHLAGILTASALSLAALFASAPASHAHEFKAGDIVIGHPWSRQTPEGAKVAGGFLVLTNNGTAADRLVGVSSPISMKGEVHEMSVDDKGVMTMRPVEGGLEIPAGGSVELKPGSYHLMFMGLTARPVEGDSFEATLEFEKAGKVAVEFAVEGMGGAPKHDGHSGHGG
- a CDS encoding Gfo/Idh/MocA family protein codes for the protein MVKKLGVGVIGCGNISAAYLRLAPLFLGIEMRACADIDMAAATARATEFGVRAETVEGLLAASDIDIVVNLTIPAAHYEISRRALDAGKHVYSEKPFVLSVAEGLDLKKVATKKKLRIGSAPDTFLGGAHQYARHIVDSGAVGRITSGTCYVMSHGMEHWHPNPDFFFKAGGGPVLDVGPYYVANLIQLIGPVRRVAALSSIPTRERLITSQPRAGQTIAVETPTTLHALLHFESGAVVTLNASWDVWTHGHSPIELYGEEGTLFVPDPNFFGGDVRYTLRDQPVASPEPWEHPFAVPNQDSPRGPLANYRASGLADMAAGIREDRPHRCSLEASLHAIEIMTSILKSGETGKFVEMKTTCERPAALSPSDASALLAADPQKPARAA
- a CDS encoding sugar phosphate isomerase/epimerase family protein, with translation MDWSFQLYSARNFQPWNRILKLLAECGYRQVEGYGGVYSDPAGFRAEMDRNGLSMPSGHFSIDALENDFDGVRRIADALGVRMLICPYLMPDARPSDAAGWRSFGDRLAQVGARAGRDGYGFAWHNHDFEFRALPDGTVPQEHILSGAPEIGWEIDVAWVVRGGVDPLPWIERHGARIVAVHVKDIAKPGEGLDEDGWSDVGHGTIDWRGIMKTLRASTTARYYVMEQDNPNDIDRFARRSIEAANGF
- a CDS encoding ABC transporter ATP-binding protein — protein: MSSVIVRDVSLNFGAVEVLRSLNLDVAEGEFIVLLGPSGCGKSTLLNCIAGLLDVSQGQIFIKGRNVTWEEPKDRGIGMVFQSYALYPQMTVEGNLSFGLKNAGLPKDEIAKRVARASEILQIEPLLQRKPAALSGGQRQRVAIGRALVRDVDVFLFDEPLSNLDAKLRSELRVEIKRLHQKLANTMIYVTHDQIEALTLADRIAVMKGGVIQQLDGPQAIYNRPVNRFVAGFIGSPGMNFLEGQVSRDGSPRFLVGDLSIPLDRYAFSAADAAGAAALGIRPEHVALDGAAAAMPFSLEAVVEIVEPMGSDTLVWTTLGGHNFNFRAPSERTLRLRERITIGFDPARASLFDARTDMRL
- a CDS encoding carbohydrate ABC transporter permease is translated as MRVSASEAWGPRPRRALSRRNIIIYGTLTVVALYYLLPLYVMIVTSLKGMPEIRMGNIFSPPMEITFEPWVKAWATACTGLNCEGLSRGFWNSVRITVPSVIISILIASVNGYALANWRFRGADIFFTILIVGAFIPYQVMIYPIVIILREMGLYGTLTGLVMVHTIFGMPILTLLFRNYFASVPEELFKAARVDGAGFWAIYFKIMLPMSLPIFVVAVILQITGIWNDFLFGVVYTKPDVYPMTVQLNNIVNSVQGVKEYNVNMAATLLTGLVPLIVYFISGKLFVRGIAAGAVKG